Proteins encoded within one genomic window of Glycine soja cultivar W05 chromosome 1, ASM419377v2, whole genome shotgun sequence:
- the LOC114416023 gene encoding ran-binding protein 1 homolog b-like, producing MATTEPEHRRDENDDDSVTAEDEDTGAQVAPIVKLEEVAVTTGEEDEDPILDLKAKLYRFDKEGNQWKERGGGNVKLLKHKVTGKVRLVMRQSKTLKICANHLVHHSLTVQEHSGNEKSCVWHASDFADGELKDELFCIRFPSVENCKAFMTTMQEVAESQGEGEENKDASATADLLEKLTVGEDKSDEKEPEKVQITKKLTVGEDKSEDEEPEMATNTNEKGEHDVEA from the exons ATGGCGACCACCGAGCCGGAGCACCGCCGCGACGAAAACGACGACGACAGCGTGACGGCGGAGGATGAGGACACCGGAGCGCAGGTCGCTCCGATCGTGAAGCTCGAAGAGGTCGCCGTCACCACCGGCGAGGAGGACGAGGATCCCATCCTTGACCT GAAGGCGAAGCTGTATCGGTTTGACAAGGAGGGGAACCAGTGGAAGGAGCGTGGCGGCGGGAACGTTAAGCTGCTGAAACATAAGGTCACCGGGAAGGTGAGACTAGTGATGCGCCAATCCAAGACGCTCAAGATCTGCGCAAATCATCTCG TTCATCACAGTTTGACGGTACAGGAGCATTCTGGGAATGAGAAATCGTGTGTGTGGCATGCTTCTGATTTTGCAGATGGGGAATTGAAGGATGAGCTGTTCTGTATTAGGTTTCCCTCTGTTGAGA ACTGTAAGGCCTTCATGACAACTATGCAAGAAGTGGCAGAATCACAAGGAGAAGGGGAGGAAAACAAAGATGCTTCGGCTACTGCCGATCTCCTCGAGAAACTAACTGTTGGTGAAGACAAATCAGACGAGAAAGAGCCGGAAAAGGTCCAGATCACCAAGAAACTAACTGTTGGCGAGGATAAATCGGAGGACGAAGAGCCGGAAATGGCCACAAACACCAATGAGAAAGGTGAGCATGATGTAGAAGCCTGA